The Paenibacillus sp. YPG26 genome includes a window with the following:
- a CDS encoding carboxymuconolactone decarboxylase family protein, with translation MSVRFNYRKVNSSMLEAMLAFEQAVSGSGVDKVLYELIKIRASQINGCAYCIDYHVKDLLQLGEPVERALMLSVWKEMPTYSDKEKAALELTEYVTRISEAGVPQDVYERVREHFSEKEYIDLVMAVNAICSWNRIAISTGMYPGCFD, from the coding sequence ATGAGTGTAAGATTTAATTATCGGAAGGTCAATTCATCCATGCTGGAGGCTATGCTGGCATTTGAGCAGGCGGTGAGTGGCAGCGGGGTCGATAAGGTCCTGTATGAGCTGATCAAGATCCGCGCTTCTCAGATTAACGGCTGCGCATACTGTATCGATTACCACGTGAAAGATTTGCTACAGCTTGGGGAGCCGGTGGAACGGGCCTTGATGCTGAGTGTATGGAAGGAGATGCCGACCTATTCGGATAAAGAGAAGGCGGCGCTTGAGCTGACAGAATACGTCACCCGGATATCGGAAGCGGGTGTGCCGCAGGATGTCTATGAGCGGGTTCGGGAGCACTTTAGCGAGAAGGAGTATATCGATCTGGTGATGGCGGTGAATGCGATCTGCAGCTGGAATCGGATAGCTATTTCCACCGGGATGTACCCGGGATGTTTTGACTGA
- a CDS encoding zinc ribbon domain-containing protein translates to MHCTNCNHYNEGGKFCESCGAKLPVEVAATSETAGQSPVQPDYTQQQEPVYHTPPQQTGYPGSGQPSAQPNVYLQNAKKVSRSYFNYFGGILKRPFSASHSIGGDQLVNGIITMVLLSLIAPLMVYFTLGARARNYLTESPFLDIVVKPALSLVILILLIATFCYCAVRLAKVHAGYRDVIARFGAMLVPFLGLMGIAFVLSILQIEIFGIFLVGAFLGLVFIAPPLVITSWVKQDARGLDAVYGVLLTYIATFITLDIIGKAIVNILDDIVPGSMFF, encoded by the coding sequence ATGCATTGTACTAATTGTAATCACTACAATGAAGGCGGCAAATTCTGCGAGAGTTGCGGGGCTAAGCTTCCGGTAGAGGTCGCTGCAACGTCCGAGACTGCCGGTCAGTCTCCGGTACAGCCTGACTATACGCAGCAGCAGGAGCCTGTGTATCATACACCGCCTCAGCAGACAGGATATCCGGGTAGCGGACAGCCTTCGGCTCAACCGAATGTCTATTTACAGAATGCGAAGAAGGTATCGAGAAGCTACTTCAACTATTTCGGGGGAATTCTTAAGAGACCTTTCTCTGCCTCTCACAGTATTGGCGGGGATCAGCTGGTAAATGGAATTATTACGATGGTGCTGCTTAGTCTGATTGCCCCTTTAATGGTCTATTTCACTCTTGGCGCCAGAGCGAGGAACTATCTCACGGAGAGTCCGTTTCTTGATATTGTAGTTAAGCCGGCACTTTCGCTGGTTATTCTTATCCTACTTATAGCTACTTTCTGTTACTGCGCCGTCAGACTTGCCAAGGTGCATGCGGGTTATCGTGATGTGATCGCAAGGTTCGGCGCCATGCTGGTTCCTTTCCTGGGCCTCATGGGCATCGCTTTTGTATTGTCCATTCTGCAGATTGAGATTTTCGGCATTTTCCTGGTTGGAGCATTCCTTGGACTTGTGTTCATTGCGCCGCCGCTTGTGATCACCAGCTGGGTCAAGCAAGACGCCAGAGGTCTGGATGCCGTCTATGGTGTTCTGCTTACCTATATTGCCACGTTCATTACGCTGGATATCATCGGCAAAGCGATTGTGAATATTCTTGATGATATTGTTCCAGGCAGCATGTTCTTCTAA
- a CDS encoding DUF4181 domain-containing protein has product MEKAGTVIIIIILSISQYLLRRWIVGAEAKDELPRAGKRVDLWGKVILLLIAMIWAVNLIVEDRLTDDIFKWFMIAIIVLATGFQAFVDWKYRKSSKEYIVSLIVLVMGVVLVCLLL; this is encoded by the coding sequence ATGGAGAAGGCCGGAACGGTGATCATCATTATAATTCTCTCTATTTCACAGTATCTTCTAAGAAGATGGATTGTGGGAGCGGAAGCGAAAGATGAGCTGCCCCGCGCGGGCAAGCGAGTTGACCTATGGGGCAAGGTTATTCTGCTCCTTATTGCGATGATCTGGGCTGTTAATTTGATTGTTGAAGATAGACTGACGGACGATATTTTCAAATGGTTCATGATTGCAATCATAGTCCTTGCAACTGGCTTTCAGGCCTTTGTAGACTGGAAGTATAGGAAGAGCTCCAAAGAATATATAGTTTCACTTATTGTGTTAGTTATGGGTGTAGTCTTAGTCTGTCTTCTTCTCTAG
- a CDS encoding DEAD/DEAH box helicase → MNIEHFAEASLSEEIVRALEGLGYDRPTDVQSQVIPLLLADRDIVVKSQTGSGKTAAYAIPLCELVDWNENKPQALVLTPTRELAVQVKEDITNIGRFKRVKAAAVYGRHPYAVQKLELKQKNHVVVGTPGRVLDHIERGSLPLGRLRYLVIDEADEMLNMGFIDQVEAIIQTLPAERVTVLLSATLPEDVDNLSRKYMNEPDYIEIQGTGGITTNQIEHSLIEVTEADKPQVLQNLLITRNPDSCMIFCRTQELVNQVFRQLADAEYPCDRIHGGMMQEDRFEVMNAFRRGQFRYLVATDVAARGIDIENITHVINYDIPMDKESYVHRTGRTGRAGRTGQAITLMTPREDKYLAEIEQYIGFEIPRTEAPSEEEVSGAMEAFEQKIYSRTALKKEKSEEINKEIMKLYFNGGKKKKLRAVDFVGTLARIEGVTAEDIGIITIQDNVSYVEILNGKGPHVLQVMKNTTIKGKQLKVHKANK, encoded by the coding sequence ATGAACATAGAACATTTTGCAGAAGCCAGCTTAAGTGAAGAGATTGTCCGCGCCCTGGAGGGCCTGGGGTACGACCGTCCCACCGATGTGCAGAGTCAGGTGATCCCCCTGCTGCTCGCAGACAGGGATATTGTGGTGAAGTCACAGACGGGAAGCGGCAAGACTGCCGCATATGCTATCCCGCTGTGTGAGCTTGTGGACTGGAACGAGAACAAGCCGCAGGCGCTCGTCCTCACCCCGACCCGTGAGCTTGCTGTTCAGGTCAAGGAAGACATTACGAACATAGGCCGCTTCAAGCGGGTGAAGGCGGCGGCTGTATATGGGAGACATCCCTACGCGGTACAGAAGCTGGAGCTGAAGCAGAAGAATCACGTTGTGGTAGGCACTCCAGGGCGCGTGCTGGATCATATTGAGCGGGGGTCTCTTCCGCTTGGACGCCTAAGATATCTTGTGATTGACGAAGCGGACGAAATGCTGAATATGGGCTTCATTGATCAGGTGGAAGCGATTATTCAGACCCTGCCGGCGGAGCGGGTCACCGTATTGCTGTCAGCTACGCTGCCAGAGGATGTCGACAATCTGAGCCGCAAATATATGAATGAGCCGGACTATATTGAAATTCAAGGGACGGGCGGCATTACAACGAATCAGATTGAGCATTCTCTTATCGAGGTCACGGAAGCGGACAAGCCGCAGGTGCTCCAGAACCTCCTGATTACAAGGAACCCGGACAGCTGTATGATCTTCTGCCGGACTCAAGAGCTGGTGAATCAGGTATTCCGCCAGCTTGCCGATGCGGAGTATCCATGTGACCGGATTCATGGAGGCATGATGCAGGAGGACCGGTTCGAGGTCATGAATGCGTTCCGCCGGGGGCAATTCCGCTATCTGGTTGCCACAGATGTAGCCGCGCGCGGGATCGATATTGAGAACATCACGCATGTCATCAACTACGATATCCCCATGGACAAGGAGAGCTATGTCCACCGGACGGGCCGGACAGGCCGGGCGGGACGCACCGGGCAGGCCATTACGCTGATGACCCCGCGAGAGGACAAGTATTTGGCCGAGATCGAGCAGTATATCGGATTTGAAATTCCGCGGACGGAGGCTCCTTCCGAGGAGGAAGTGAGCGGGGCGATGGAGGCTTTTGAACAGAAGATCTATTCCCGGACCGCCCTTAAGAAAGAGAAGAGTGAAGAGATCAACAAGGAGATTATGAAGCTCTACTTCAATGGCGGCAAAAAGAAGAAGCTTAGAGCCGTGGACTTCGTGGGCACTCTAGCCCGGATCGAAGGTGTAACTGCGGAGGATATCGGCATCATTACCATCCAGGATAATGTAAGCTATGTGGAGATTCTTAATGGCAAGGGACCACACGTGCTTCAGGTCATGAAGAATACCACGATTAAGGGCAAGCAGCTGAAGGTGCATAAGGCAAATAAGTAG
- a CDS encoding sigma-70 family RNA polymerase sigma factor: MTNRGADAVNFAHMSGNEGRRVPELVESPPDLEQLYRTYRRYALTVAYRMLGSITDAEDIVQDWFSEMHGRPLSGIRDVKAYIAKSITNRCLNLMQSASRRRETYVGEWLPEPLPDTYGVQVDGPYEAAERADNLSYALLVMLERLTPAERAVFLLREVFEYEYELIAEAVGKSEAACRKILSRAKQNLSPEASCPVPPATSPGSRATLMNRFAAAIQHYDIGEMLTLLTQDAVLITDGGGRVRSAINPIISRERVVALLSSQRAFKKLRIWDIRQVTMNGELCLIYHAEHTVKAVITAQLSPEGDRIQRVFIVLNPDKLGHIYCGDGQ; this comes from the coding sequence ATGACTAATAGGGGTGCGGATGCGGTTAATTTTGCGCATATGAGCGGCAATGAAGGCCGAAGAGTTCCCGAGCTCGTTGAGAGTCCGCCTGATCTGGAACAGCTGTACCGGACTTATCGCCGATATGCCCTCACAGTGGCTTACCGGATGCTGGGATCCATTACGGACGCGGAGGATATCGTTCAGGACTGGTTCTCGGAGATGCACGGAAGGCCCTTGTCGGGCATTCGGGATGTGAAGGCGTATATCGCCAAATCCATTACGAACCGATGTCTTAATCTCATGCAGTCCGCATCCCGGAGACGGGAGACCTATGTCGGTGAGTGGCTGCCCGAACCGCTGCCGGATACCTATGGCGTGCAGGTTGATGGACCCTATGAGGCGGCGGAACGTGCAGATAACTTGTCCTATGCGCTATTAGTCATGCTCGAGAGGCTGACGCCGGCCGAGCGGGCGGTCTTCCTGCTCAGGGAAGTGTTCGAATATGAGTATGAGCTGATTGCCGAAGCAGTAGGGAAGTCAGAGGCAGCTTGCCGTAAAATCCTGAGCCGGGCTAAGCAGAACCTTAGCCCGGAGGCTTCCTGTCCGGTACCGCCTGCCACCTCTCCCGGCAGCCGGGCTACGCTTATGAACAGATTCGCGGCTGCTATCCAGCATTATGATATAGGCGAGATGTTAACTCTGCTTACGCAGGATGCGGTCCTGATCACGGATGGCGGCGGCCGGGTGCGGTCCGCAATCAATCCGATTATCAGCAGGGAGCGGGTTGTGGCTCTACTCTCATCACAACGGGCCTTCAAGAAGCTGCGTATCTGGGATATACGTCAGGTGACGATGAATGGGGAGCTGTGTCTGATCTACCACGCGGAGCACACGGTAAAAGCGGTGATCACCGCACAGCTGTCACCTGAAGGGGACCGGATCCAGCGGGTATTCATAGTGCTGAATCCGGACAAACTAGGCCATATTTACTGCGGTGACGGCCAGTAG
- a CDS encoding DUF948 domain-containing protein, with protein MTIQLSVTLIAVAFAALAAFGILTLRKTMTSLDETNKTLGEVRNAVHGLTREAQTLIHNANQVTMDVKGKMKAVDPIVESAHDVGEVLHHVTSSVKQATSATLQKVDEQRAHGHKVNVKVK; from the coding sequence ATGACTATTCAGCTTAGTGTGACGTTGATCGCGGTGGCTTTTGCCGCTCTTGCTGCCTTCGGCATTCTGACCCTGCGCAAGACCATGACTTCTCTTGATGAGACGAACAAGACGCTCGGCGAGGTCCGAAATGCGGTTCACGGCTTGACGAGAGAAGCACAGACCCTGATTCATAATGCCAATCAAGTCACTATGGATGTGAAGGGCAAGATGAAGGCGGTCGATCCGATTGTTGAATCCGCGCATGATGTGGGTGAAGTGCTGCATCATGTTACAAGCTCGGTTAAGCAGGCAACCTCGGCCACCCTACAGAAGGTGGATGAGCAGCGTGCTCACGGGCACAAGGTGAATGTGAAGGTGAAATGA
- a CDS encoding methyltransferase domain-containing protein, with the protein MNTTEFIYTYAYPEEEVSLCHLEMRALFGFVPETSLLKSTTRIDPSRSPFIRERIDVMYEGDKLEDILSQVEQIELNGDTFKVIFVKTNDLIGDDRIEYDERRAIEREMGMHIEGEADVNKPDHWFGLVAMGGRWYFGRYQKSTAVWLHHMKKPRSYSIALSTRVARAAANIAVPRPEGIRAIDPCCGIGTVMIEALSMGINIIGRDINPHIARGARENIAHFGYDAPVTLGDIAEVTEHYDVAIVDMPYNHFSKASSETQRSILKHARRIADRVVIISVESMNEMIAETGLTELDRGIVRKAGFTRQIIVCG; encoded by the coding sequence TTGAATACAACTGAATTCATATACACTTATGCCTATCCTGAGGAAGAAGTCTCATTATGTCACCTGGAGATGCGGGCCCTCTTCGGGTTCGTGCCGGAGACCAGCCTGCTGAAGAGCACCACCAGGATTGATCCCAGCCGCAGTCCCTTCATTCGGGAACGGATCGATGTGATGTACGAGGGGGACAAGCTTGAGGATATACTCAGCCAAGTGGAGCAGATTGAACTGAATGGAGATACATTCAAGGTCATCTTCGTGAAGACGAACGACCTCATCGGCGATGATCGAATCGAGTATGATGAGCGCCGTGCCATCGAAAGAGAGATGGGGATGCACATTGAAGGTGAAGCGGACGTGAACAAGCCTGACCACTGGTTCGGCCTGGTGGCCATGGGCGGACGCTGGTATTTTGGCCGCTACCAGAAGAGCACCGCCGTATGGCTTCATCATATGAAGAAGCCGCGCAGCTATTCGATCGCGCTTAGCACGCGGGTAGCCCGGGCCGCGGCGAACATCGCCGTTCCGAGGCCCGAAGGCATTCGGGCCATCGATCCCTGCTGCGGCATTGGAACCGTTATGATCGAAGCCCTGTCCATGGGCATTAACATTATCGGCCGGGATATTAATCCGCATATCGCCCGCGGCGCGCGGGAGAACATCGCTCACTTTGGCTACGATGCGCCGGTAACCCTGGGTGATATTGCAGAGGTCACAGAGCACTATGATGTGGCTATTGTCGATATGCCGTACAATCATTTCTCCAAGGCCAGCTCAGAGACCCAGCGATCCATTCTGAAGCACGCCCGGCGGATTGCAGACAGAGTGGTCATCATCAGCGTCGAGTCGATGAATGAGATGATTGCAGAGACCGGACTAACCGAGCTCGACAGGGGGATTGTCCGCAAAGCGGGCTTCACCCGGCAGATTATTGTCTGCGGGTAA
- a CDS encoding MBL fold metallo-hydrolase: protein MPAWIYVVSGLLILTMMVYLYILLHPVFGGRPSQSSREHIHRSKNRAAGRFVNQLETSVSSSLSANLSILYDMIAGGPGRRPRHPLNVVSYSPAAQPASEPRVTWFGHSALLLELDGKRIFLDPMLGRSPSPTSIAGGKRYSNKLPCEAEDFPELDAVILSHDHYDHLDYATILKLRNKVRRFFVPLGVSAHLERWGISPERIEELDWWEETDFEGIRLACTPARHFSGRSLTRNTTLWCSWVLHGQQARIFYSGDSGYGPHFAEIGTEYGPFDLTLMECGQYDQRWASIHMMPEETVQAHLDVRGAVMMPIHWAAFTLALHPWTEPVERARSEAARREVKIITPRIGETVRVGGQQEHIGTAWWREAE from the coding sequence ATGCCCGCTTGGATCTACGTGGTCTCTGGGTTATTAATCTTAACGATGATGGTCTATCTGTATATTCTGCTGCATCCGGTCTTTGGGGGGCGTCCCTCTCAATCATCACGGGAGCATATCCACCGCTCTAAGAACCGGGCCGCGGGCAGATTCGTGAATCAACTGGAGACTTCGGTGAGCAGCAGTCTTAGCGCGAACCTGTCCATTCTGTACGATATGATCGCAGGGGGACCCGGACGAAGACCGCGGCACCCGCTGAATGTCGTATCGTACTCACCCGCAGCCCAGCCGGCTTCCGAGCCCAGAGTCACCTGGTTCGGACATTCTGCGCTGCTCCTGGAGCTGGATGGGAAGCGGATCTTTCTTGACCCTATGCTCGGAAGATCTCCGTCACCCACGTCTATTGCAGGCGGTAAGCGGTACAGCAATAAGCTTCCTTGTGAGGCTGAGGATTTTCCGGAGCTGGATGCCGTCATTCTGTCTCATGATCACTATGATCATCTGGATTATGCCACCATACTGAAGCTCAGGAATAAGGTGCGCAGATTCTTCGTGCCGCTTGGCGTGTCCGCGCATCTGGAGCGGTGGGGAATCAGTCCCGAGAGAATTGAGGAACTGGACTGGTGGGAGGAGACTGATTTTGAAGGAATCAGGCTGGCGTGTACACCTGCCCGTCACTTCTCGGGCCGCAGCCTGACCCGTAATACAACACTCTGGTGCTCATGGGTTCTCCATGGGCAGCAGGCCAGAATCTTTTATAGCGGGGACAGCGGGTATGGCCCTCATTTTGCCGAAATTGGCACCGAGTATGGACCCTTCGATCTGACCCTGATGGAATGTGGACAGTACGATCAGCGCTGGGCGAGCATTCATATGATGCCTGAAGAGACGGTGCAGGCTCATCTGGATGTGCGCGGCGCTGTGATGATGCCCATTCACTGGGCAGCCTTCACGCTGGCTCTGCATCCATGGACGGAGCCGGTGGAGCGTGCACGAAGTGAAGCCGCCAGGCGGGAAGTGAAGATTATCACTCCCCGAATCGGAGAGACGGTCAGAGTCGGAGGGCAGCAGGAGCATATTGGGACCGCCTGGTGGCGGGAAGCGGAATGA
- a CDS encoding VOC family protein: MIKGFGGVFWRTRNLEATKKWYSDVLKLEIEDWNGTVIKPHSANETILSFFTENDNYFPAEQQVMLNFQVYNLDEVIKHLEQIEVPLAKQQETSDYGKFIWIKDPDGRLVELWEK, translated from the coding sequence ATGATAAAAGGCTTTGGAGGCGTTTTCTGGAGAACCAGGAATCTCGAGGCTACTAAAAAATGGTACAGCGATGTATTGAAGCTTGAAATCGAAGATTGGAATGGCACTGTGATTAAGCCCCACTCGGCCAATGAGACGATCTTGTCCTTCTTCACGGAGAATGACAACTACTTTCCAGCAGAACAACAAGTGATGTTGAACTTTCAAGTCTATAATCTGGACGAGGTGATCAAGCATCTTGAACAAATAGAAGTACCTCTTGCCAAGCAGCAAGAGACTAGTGATTACGGCAAGTTCATATGGATTAAGGATCCCGATGGCAGGCTGGTCGAGCTGTGGGAGAAATAA
- a CDS encoding fatty acid desaturase, translating into MFNKEQGGWRKQVAPYEKPELRRSTLQMINTFVPFFVLWYLAYLSLSVSYLITLPLAIVAGGFLVRTFIIFHDCCHHSFFKSRTANEVLGTLTGILTLCPYQQWRYSHSVHHATNGNLDRRGIGDIWTLTEEEYLSLSPLRRFYYRVYRNPLVMFTIGPVYVFLIIYRFNRKGAKPKERMNTYITNLGIAAAVGLLVWAIGWQAFLLVQLPIFFVSGVAGIWLFYVQHQFEDSYFEPEDDWDYVQAAMHGSSFYKLPRLLHWITGNIGFHHIHHLSSRVPNYYLEKVHNQNPQLQKVQTITLLTSLKSLRFRIWSEQKKKFIGFRDMKRKAVHDKISSVVEKHELKRARQDTL; encoded by the coding sequence ATGTTTAACAAGGAACAGGGTGGATGGCGCAAGCAGGTTGCTCCTTACGAGAAGCCTGAGCTGCGGCGTAGTACTCTGCAGATGATTAATACTTTCGTTCCCTTTTTTGTACTGTGGTATCTGGCCTATCTGAGCCTGTCCGTCTCTTATCTGATTACACTGCCTCTAGCCATTGTAGCCGGGGGATTTCTGGTTCGCACCTTCATCATCTTCCATGATTGCTGTCATCATTCCTTCTTCAAAAGCCGTACGGCTAATGAGGTCCTTGGCACGCTGACAGGAATTCTGACTCTGTGCCCTTACCAGCAGTGGCGTTACAGTCACTCGGTCCACCATGCCACCAATGGCAATCTCGACCGGCGGGGGATCGGCGATATTTGGACTCTGACGGAAGAGGAATATCTGTCCTTATCCCCGCTTCGCAGATTCTATTACCGGGTGTACCGCAACCCGCTGGTGATGTTCACCATCGGTCCCGTATATGTTTTTCTGATTATCTACCGCTTTAACCGCAAAGGCGCCAAGCCTAAGGAGCGCATGAATACCTATATCACCAATTTGGGAATTGCCGCAGCGGTTGGTCTGCTTGTGTGGGCTATTGGCTGGCAGGCCTTCCTTCTCGTCCAGCTGCCTATTTTCTTCGTCTCGGGTGTAGCCGGCATTTGGCTGTTCTATGTTCAGCATCAATTTGAAGACAGCTACTTCGAGCCTGAAGATGATTGGGACTATGTTCAAGCGGCGATGCATGGAAGCTCATTCTATAAGCTGCCAAGGCTGCTGCACTGGATCACCGGCAATATCGGCTTTCACCATATCCACCATCTGAGCTCAAGGGTGCCTAACTACTACCTGGAGAAGGTTCACAATCAGAACCCGCAGCTTCAGAAGGTGCAGACAATTACGCTGTTAACAAGCCTGAAGTCGCTCCGGTTCCGGATCTGGAGTGAACAGAAGAAGAAATTCATCGGGTTCCGGGATATGAAACGCAAGGCGGTGCATGACAAAATATCCTCGGTCGTAGAGAAGCATGAGCTTAAGCGGGCCCGGCAGGACACCCTGTAA
- a CDS encoding L,D-transpeptidase family protein, which produces MRGLRCILLIIAAMLVICTGVSAESAPGKIPPVRKEASGGQIIVVEAARGSSFKGTLSLREKLNGEWKTTLSGIPVVLGKNGIGKLREGDGKTPTGTFPIGHAFGTAAKPAGLKLTYALAGKQDYWVDDAASADYNKWVHYAGNPASRWKSFERLYIPQYKYAVVIRYNDNPIVKGKGSAIFMHIWRSQDKPTAGCVAMSEGNLLKLMGKLDPKQSPVITITRRQ; this is translated from the coding sequence ATGAGAGGGTTAAGATGCATACTTCTGATAATCGCGGCTATGTTGGTGATATGCACCGGAGTATCGGCGGAGAGCGCGCCTGGGAAGATACCTCCTGTTCGCAAGGAGGCCTCCGGAGGTCAGATTATTGTGGTCGAGGCAGCCCGTGGTTCCTCCTTCAAGGGAACCTTGTCACTGCGTGAGAAGCTTAACGGCGAATGGAAAACCACGCTTAGCGGAATCCCGGTGGTTCTAGGCAAGAACGGAATAGGCAAGCTGCGCGAAGGTGACGGGAAGACGCCGACAGGCACCTTCCCGATCGGGCACGCCTTTGGTACGGCAGCGAAGCCGGCAGGGTTGAAGCTGACCTATGCCTTGGCTGGCAAGCAGGACTACTGGGTCGATGACGCTGCATCAGCGGATTATAACAAGTGGGTTCATTACGCAGGCAACCCGGCTTCGAGGTGGAAGTCGTTCGAGCGGCTGTATATCCCGCAGTACAAGTACGCTGTGGTAATCCGGTACAACGACAACCCGATTGTGAAGGGTAAAGGCAGCGCTATCTTCATGCACATTTGGCGAAGCCAAGACAAGCCGACCGCCGGCTGTGTGGCGATGTCGGAGGGGAATCTCCTTAAGCTAATGGGCAAGCTTGATCCGAAGCAGTCCCCGGTGATCACCATTACCCGCAGACAATAA
- a CDS encoding phospholipase D-like domain-containing protein, with amino-acid sequence MKHGGVVSMDQWDQELQDGMINFMNYYLSHGPVEKVIEGAELAKVFADTHISFEAAARYRQELGGFFTSAVQLKGLPGLSIELLEQLAYLVCQLDLGRLSALLPGTTENNKVDAYVNGPDCLQVLLEEINQAERYIHLSVMLFFNDHAGNKVVQALLDARARGVVVRVMVDYGITAVGYNSNLKYGDFGSLAEQLEAAGCQLINTFTTSYNNVDWESKRKELAAAGVPEHGLFLQDYVQEQVTTGLNVINHRKFLVIDGVTSIVGSINVGDQYLFETPVVSEGDPKTRIEGTKLGYPAKEDEWHDGCFRIRGAAAYSLNQIFVFQWTVLGGDVFDPADDFYYPEMDRRFGEEQCTLFASFPGNPVNLIQQYYLDLLKYAGDETIIVNPYLIDNAFWETLESLEEEQARHIIICNPLNVNDHPTNKAAVQSHMYAPFHKGVSYYDYSKTGRFSHWKITYDARAHCVFHGSYNINERSACHDFELGILVKSASFADKVRGIIGYDLSVSEQVADDKAFFKHPYLHPSTYFNKITEYFT; translated from the coding sequence ATGAAGCATGGCGGGGTTGTATCCATGGATCAATGGGATCAGGAGCTTCAAGACGGAATGATCAATTTCATGAACTACTATTTGTCACATGGCCCGGTTGAGAAGGTTATAGAAGGAGCGGAGCTGGCAAAAGTATTCGCGGATACCCATATCTCGTTCGAGGCTGCGGCCCGTTACCGGCAGGAGCTTGGCGGGTTCTTCACCTCAGCTGTGCAGCTGAAGGGGCTGCCCGGCTTATCTATAGAGCTTCTGGAGCAGCTGGCTTACCTGGTGTGCCAGCTTGATCTGGGAAGACTGAGCGCCCTGCTCCCAGGAACCACAGAGAACAATAAAGTTGATGCCTATGTCAACGGCCCTGACTGCCTGCAGGTTCTGCTGGAGGAGATTAACCAGGCGGAGCGGTATATCCACCTGTCGGTGATGCTCTTCTTCAATGATCACGCTGGTAACAAGGTGGTTCAGGCCCTGCTGGACGCGCGGGCTAGAGGAGTTGTCGTAAGAGTTATGGTGGATTACGGCATTACTGCCGTAGGATATAACAGCAACCTGAAGTATGGTGACTTCGGCAGTCTGGCTGAGCAGCTGGAAGCCGCGGGCTGTCAGCTTATCAATACTTTTACAACCAGTTACAACAACGTGGATTGGGAGAGCAAGAGAAAGGAGCTTGCCGCCGCCGGGGTGCCGGAGCACGGTCTGTTCCTTCAGGATTATGTACAGGAGCAGGTAACAACGGGGCTGAACGTGATTAATCACCGCAAGTTCCTTGTGATCGACGGAGTTACGTCTATTGTGGGAAGCATTAATGTAGGGGATCAATATCTGTTCGAGACTCCGGTCGTGTCCGAAGGAGACCCGAAGACCCGGATTGAGGGCACCAAGCTTGGATATCCGGCCAAGGAGGATGAATGGCACGACGGCTGCTTTCGCATCCGGGGGGCCGCGGCTTATTCACTCAACCAGATCTTTGTATTCCAGTGGACGGTGCTGGGCGGGGATGTGTTCGATCCGGCGGATGATTTCTACTATCCGGAGATGGACCGCCGCTTTGGTGAGGAGCAGTGTACCCTGTTCGCCAGCTTTCCGGGGAACCCGGTGAATCTCATTCAGCAGTATTATCTGGACCTGCTTAAATATGCGGGCGATGAGACCATCATTGTGAACCCCTATTTGATTGACAATGCGTTCTGGGAGACACTGGAGAGTCTGGAGGAGGAGCAGGCCAGGCACATCATAATATGCAACCCGCTGAACGTGAACGATCATCCGACCAACAAGGCCGCGGTACAGAGCCATATGTACGCCCCTTTTCACAAAGGGGTATCCTACTATGACTACAGCAAGACAGGCCGCTTCTCCCACTGGAAAATCACGTATGATGCCAGAGCCCATTGTGTGTTCCACGGCTCTTATAATATAAATGAGCGAAGCGCATGCCACGATTTTGAACTGGGCATCCTTGTCAAGAGCGCATCCTTTGCCGACAAGGTCCGCGGGATCATTGGGTATGACCTCAGCGTGTCGGAGCAGGTGGCGGACGACAAGGCTTTCTTCAAGCACCCTTACCTGCATCCGAGCACCTACTTTAATAAGATTACGGAATATTTTACTTGA